Proteins found in one Bordetella genomosp. 11 genomic segment:
- a CDS encoding SIR2 family protein, which produces MPKKSNPTNSNDQFPNIVKARDDHKPLRFGPDENQKFKLQEGSDASWVSSEAFGKKELREHIEPWLTSLFQSEHLSLLAGSGLTHAVHFLASGTSAAGMETIPLSVHQDKINAAAEVSAEQAGRKKGNVEDQLRVANELLRGLEIVQSSKAMTLRDELDAGMKAFAESILKSEAGIATASDTQRDRAFTALVTFLMSFASRTGTRDRLSIFTTNYDRLIEAGAELAGLHLLDRFLGTLMPIFRSSRLDLDMHYNPPGIRGEPRYLEGVARFVKLHGSVDWVQTGKDIRRIGLPFGADSVEPYLQAPGLSGATAHKLMIYPNSAKDRETADYPYVELFRDLAAAVCRPNSTLVTYGYSFGDEHINRVIRDMLTIPSTHLVVIAYDDPLGRVMQTYDQIGRPSQISLLIGPALADLTALTENYLPKAAIDKTTFRMSELLKQRFATKQNAPKSKGQDTEDWGDPV; this is translated from the coding sequence ATGCCGAAGAAAAGCAATCCAACAAACTCCAACGACCAGTTTCCCAACATCGTCAAAGCCAGAGACGATCACAAGCCGTTGCGCTTTGGGCCCGATGAAAACCAGAAGTTCAAACTGCAGGAAGGCAGCGACGCATCCTGGGTCAGCTCGGAGGCATTCGGAAAGAAGGAGCTTCGGGAACACATCGAACCATGGCTGACATCGCTGTTCCAGTCGGAACACCTTTCTCTACTAGCGGGTTCTGGTCTGACGCATGCGGTGCATTTTCTGGCCTCAGGCACAAGCGCCGCAGGGATGGAGACGATCCCTTTGTCCGTTCATCAAGACAAGATCAATGCGGCTGCGGAGGTTTCCGCAGAGCAGGCCGGGCGCAAGAAAGGGAATGTTGAAGATCAACTGCGCGTAGCAAATGAGCTGTTGCGCGGCTTGGAGATCGTTCAAAGCTCCAAGGCAATGACCTTGCGAGACGAGCTCGATGCAGGGATGAAGGCATTCGCCGAATCCATCCTGAAAAGCGAAGCTGGGATCGCGACTGCTTCTGACACTCAACGCGATCGCGCCTTCACCGCGTTGGTGACCTTCCTGATGAGCTTTGCAAGCCGCACGGGAACGCGTGACCGCCTGAGCATCTTCACGACCAACTACGACCGGCTGATCGAAGCCGGTGCGGAACTGGCTGGCCTGCATCTACTGGACCGCTTCCTTGGCACTTTGATGCCCATCTTCCGATCCTCTCGGCTTGACCTAGACATGCACTACAACCCGCCGGGTATCCGTGGCGAGCCTCGGTACTTGGAGGGTGTGGCGCGCTTCGTCAAGCTGCATGGCTCTGTGGATTGGGTGCAGACAGGCAAGGATATTCGCCGTATCGGCCTCCCTTTCGGGGCTGACTCCGTTGAGCCGTATTTGCAGGCTCCTGGTTTGAGCGGCGCAACAGCTCACAAGCTGATGATCTACCCGAACTCCGCCAAAGACAGGGAAACCGCCGACTATCCCTATGTGGAGCTGTTTCGGGATTTGGCTGCGGCCGTTTGCCGCCCCAACAGCACACTCGTGACTTACGGCTACAGCTTTGGTGACGAGCACATTAATCGCGTAATCCGGGACATGCTCACGATTCCATCTACGCATTTGGTAGTGATCGCCTATGACGATCCGCTCGGTCGCGTCATGCAGACCTATGACCAGATCGGCCGGCCATCTCAGATTAGTCTGTTGATTGGCCCGGCGCTGGCTGACCTGACAGCTCTCACGGAGAACTACCTGCCCAAGGCCGCCATCGACAAGACTACGTTCCGCATGAGCGAGCTGCTCAAGCAGCGATTTGCTACCAAGCAAAACGCGCCCAAATCTAAAGGGCAGGACACCGAAGACTGGGGTGATCCGGTATGA
- the ychF gene encoding redox-regulated ATPase YchF, with protein sequence MALQCGIVGLPNVGKSTLFNALTKAGIPAENYPFCTIEPNVGVVEVPDPRLQKLAEIVSPERIMPATVEFVDIAGLVAGASQGEGLGNQFLSHIRETDAIVNVVRCFENPNVIHVAGKVDPIADIEVIETELALADLQTAEKALHRHNKTARSGDKDAQRLVAILEKCIAQLNEAKPVRGLDLTQEERALIAPMCFITSKPAMYVGNVNDDGFTNNPLLDRLTEFAKSRNAPVVAICAAIESEIVDLPDEDRTAFLADMGMEEPGLNRLIRAAFKLLGLQTYFTAGVKEVRAWTIPIGATAPQAAGVIHTDFERGFIRAQTISYEDFIACKGEQGAKEAGKMRAEGKEYVVQDGDVMNFLFNV encoded by the coding sequence ATGGCTTTGCAATGCGGCATCGTCGGCCTGCCCAACGTCGGCAAATCGACCCTCTTCAACGCCCTGACGAAGGCCGGCATCCCGGCGGAAAACTATCCCTTCTGCACCATCGAGCCGAACGTGGGCGTGGTGGAAGTGCCGGATCCGCGTTTGCAGAAGCTGGCGGAGATCGTCTCGCCGGAACGCATCATGCCGGCCACGGTGGAATTCGTCGACATCGCCGGCCTGGTCGCGGGCGCCAGCCAGGGCGAAGGGCTGGGCAACCAGTTCCTGTCGCACATCCGCGAAACGGACGCCATCGTCAATGTCGTGCGCTGCTTCGAAAACCCCAACGTGATCCACGTGGCGGGCAAGGTCGATCCCATCGCGGACATCGAGGTGATCGAAACGGAATTGGCCCTGGCCGACCTGCAGACCGCCGAAAAAGCCCTGCATCGCCACAACAAGACGGCGCGCTCCGGCGACAAGGATGCGCAGCGCCTGGTGGCCATCCTGGAAAAATGCATTGCCCAGCTGAACGAAGCCAAGCCCGTGCGCGGCCTGGACCTGACGCAGGAAGAGCGCGCGCTGATCGCGCCGATGTGCTTCATCACTTCCAAGCCGGCGATGTACGTGGGCAACGTCAACGACGACGGTTTCACGAATAACCCCTTGCTCGATCGACTGACCGAGTTCGCCAAGTCGCGCAACGCGCCCGTCGTGGCGATCTGCGCGGCCATCGAGTCGGAGATCGTCGACCTGCCCGACGAAGACCGCACCGCCTTCCTGGCCGATATGGGCATGGAAGAGCCCGGCCTGAATCGCCTGATCCGCGCGGCCTTCAAGCTGCTGGGCCTGCAAACCTACTTCACCGCCGGCGTGAAGGAAGTGCGCGCCTGGACCATCCCCATCGGCGCCACTGCCCCGCAGGCGGCGGGTGTCATCCACACGGATTTCGAGCGCGGCTTCATCCGCGCGCAGACGATTTCCTATGAAGACTTCATCGCCTGCAAGGGCGAGCAGGGCGCCAAGGAAGCGGGCAAGATGCGCGCGGAAGGGAAAGAGTACGTGGTGCAGGATGGGGATGTGATGAACTTTTTGTTCAATGTCTGA
- a CDS encoding Fic family protein, with the protein MHSLTPEYLAALRFDGTQAATLRTLGEYQGKQQLYAAQSPEALKGLRQIAVVESTESSNRLEGVVVAPSRLKSLVIRNATPKSRSEQEIAGYRDALALIHESAAHMSFSEGVVLQLHTLLYRYMPQAGGRWKATNNDIIERRPDGTSRLRFQPVAAHLTPMAMGDLTGRYATALDQHLADPLVLAPLAMLDFLCIHPFPDGNGRMSRLLTLLLLYHFDYAVGRYISLERIFEDTKEGYYETLEASSQGWHQGQHDVKPWLDYFWGALLRAYREFEERVGTIERGRGSKGDRVRAEVLGRTLPFSISEIEEACPGVSRDMVRLVLRAMKSEGLIESTGKGRGAKWIRRA; encoded by the coding sequence ATGCACTCGCTCACACCCGAGTACCTTGCCGCGCTTCGCTTCGATGGTACTCAGGCCGCCACGTTGCGCACACTGGGCGAGTACCAGGGTAAGCAGCAACTCTACGCCGCGCAGTCGCCCGAAGCCCTGAAAGGCCTACGCCAGATCGCGGTGGTGGAGTCCACCGAGTCATCCAACCGGCTGGAAGGTGTTGTCGTAGCACCTTCGCGGTTGAAGTCTCTGGTCATCCGCAACGCAACGCCAAAGAGCCGTTCCGAACAGGAGATCGCCGGCTACCGTGATGCCCTGGCGCTGATCCACGAATCGGCCGCGCACATGTCCTTCAGCGAGGGCGTAGTGCTGCAACTCCACACCCTGCTGTACCGCTATATGCCGCAGGCGGGCGGGCGTTGGAAGGCTACCAATAACGACATCATCGAACGTCGCCCGGATGGCACTTCGCGTCTGCGCTTCCAGCCAGTCGCTGCGCACCTCACACCCATGGCCATGGGCGATCTGACCGGGCGCTACGCCACCGCGCTGGATCAGCACCTAGCCGACCCGCTGGTGCTGGCACCGCTGGCGATGCTCGACTTCCTGTGTATTCACCCGTTCCCAGACGGTAATGGTCGCATGTCCCGCTTGTTGACCTTGCTGCTGCTCTATCACTTCGACTATGCCGTGGGCCGCTACATCAGCTTGGAACGCATCTTCGAGGACACCAAGGAAGGCTATTACGAGACGCTGGAAGCCAGTTCGCAGGGATGGCACCAGGGGCAGCACGACGTAAAGCCCTGGCTCGACTACTTCTGGGGTGCCTTGCTGCGGGCCTACCGTGAATTCGAGGAGCGTGTCGGCACCATCGAGCGTGGCCGTGGAAGTAAAGGCGACCGAGTGCGTGCGGAAGTCCTGGGACGCACTCTGCCGTTTTCGATTTCCGAAATCGAAGAAGCCTGCCCGGGCGTGAGCCGGGACATGGTTCGACTAGTGCTGCGGGCGATGAAATCAGAGGGTTTGATCGAATCGACTGGCAAGGGGCGAGGTGCGAAATGGATCAGGCGAGCGTAA
- a CDS encoding helicase-related protein: MELIDNISRLLGDDLKQTIRPGARLKIAASCFSMYAYEALKSELEKIDELDFIFTSPTFVADEVTDKIRKERREFHIPKLDRERSLYGSEFEIQLRNQLTQKAVARECADWMRRKAKFRSNRSKAPMQQFACVEADGTHSAYVPLHGFTAVDLGYSQGNAVSNLVNKVEAPFANTYLSLFDQIWNDPEKLEDVTAQICEYIASVYQENSPESIYFLMLYNIFNEFLDDIDEDVLPNDRTGYQDTLIWNKLFNYQRDAATGIINKLETYNGCILADSVGLGKTFTALAVVKYYELRNKSVLVLCPKKLADNWLNYNRNLKTNIFARDRFGYDVLCHTDLNRTSGESFGTPLNRINWGNYDLVVIDESHNFRNNDAFKDRETRYQKLMNKVIREGVKTKVLMLSATPVNNRFTDLRNQLALAYEGDSENLGKKLRTSKSVEEVFRNAQTAFNAWSRLPPEERTPRAILGALDFDFFELLDSVTIARSRKHIQTFYDTKDIGHFPERRKPLSFHCSLTSRSDVMGFNEIFEHLSRLKLAVYAPVSYILPSRLRKYEEMYDTQVPGGAGKFRQVDREKSLQALMTTNLLKRLESSVQSFRLTLQSLQANHQNTLAKIAVFNQSGIAASVGDLTEVLESIDAEEDGPFEGLGQGGDVGGKVKISLADMDLPSWEHDLKVDLANIDALLVSMSRITPADDAKLQHLKKLVLGKITNPINPGNKKVLIFTAFADTADYLYANLAPDLLAHQQLNSGKVTGSDRPQSTLPKAYDFQELLTLFSPRSKEKAIVLPNEPAEIELLIGTDCISEGQNLQDCDYLINYDIHWNPVRIIQRFGRVDRIGSPNSSIQLVNYWPDISLDEYINLKERVENRMMIVDVTATGDDNVISAQANDMAYRKEQLRRLQEEVIELEDLKTGVSITDLGLNDFRMDLLNYVKTHGELHRSPNGLHAVVPANSDLGLAPGVIFTLRNRNSGVNPPAHLPQHNRLHPYYLIYINQAGEVIHDHTEVKRLLDLARSCCKGQAEPIADACQQFNKATADGRKMQAYSDLLNQAIRSMIEVKEEKDLDSLFTGGKTTALTGTISGLDDFELISFLVIQEVG, from the coding sequence ATGGAACTGATCGACAACATTAGTCGCTTGCTGGGTGATGACCTTAAGCAAACGATCCGGCCAGGGGCGCGGCTGAAGATCGCCGCCTCGTGCTTTTCGATGTATGCCTACGAAGCTTTGAAGTCCGAACTGGAAAAGATCGACGAACTGGACTTCATCTTCACCTCCCCCACTTTTGTTGCCGACGAAGTCACGGACAAGATCCGCAAAGAACGCAGGGAATTCCATATCCCCAAGCTCGACCGAGAGCGCAGCCTGTATGGCAGTGAGTTCGAAATTCAATTGCGCAACCAACTCACTCAGAAGGCGGTTGCCAGGGAATGTGCCGACTGGATGCGGCGCAAGGCCAAGTTTCGAAGCAACCGCAGCAAGGCGCCGATGCAGCAATTTGCCTGCGTGGAGGCCGACGGAACCCATAGCGCCTATGTGCCTCTGCATGGCTTCACGGCTGTCGATCTGGGTTACAGCCAGGGTAACGCCGTTTCCAATTTGGTGAACAAGGTCGAGGCCCCTTTTGCGAACACCTACCTCAGTCTGTTCGATCAAATCTGGAATGACCCCGAAAAACTGGAGGATGTGACCGCCCAAATCTGTGAGTACATCGCGTCCGTCTATCAGGAAAATTCGCCAGAAAGCATCTACTTTCTGATGCTCTACAACATCTTCAACGAGTTCCTGGACGACATCGACGAAGACGTGTTGCCCAATGACCGCACCGGTTATCAGGACACCCTGATTTGGAACAAGCTCTTCAACTACCAGAGGGATGCGGCAACCGGCATCATCAACAAGCTGGAAACTTATAACGGCTGCATCCTGGCGGACAGCGTCGGTCTGGGAAAGACCTTTACCGCCCTGGCCGTAGTGAAGTATTACGAGCTACGGAACAAGTCCGTCCTGGTGCTGTGCCCGAAGAAGTTGGCGGACAACTGGCTCAACTACAACCGCAATCTCAAGACTAACATCTTCGCCCGCGACCGCTTCGGCTACGACGTGCTGTGCCACACCGACCTGAACCGCACCAGCGGCGAATCCTTCGGTACACCACTCAACCGTATCAACTGGGGCAACTACGACCTCGTCGTGATCGACGAGTCGCACAATTTCCGCAACAACGACGCCTTCAAGGATCGGGAGACCCGCTACCAGAAGTTGATGAATAAGGTCATCCGCGAAGGTGTGAAGACCAAGGTGCTGATGCTCTCCGCTACTCCAGTGAACAACCGCTTCACCGATTTACGTAATCAGCTCGCGTTGGCCTATGAGGGAGATTCCGAGAACCTCGGCAAGAAGCTGCGCACCAGCAAGTCGGTGGAGGAAGTGTTTCGCAATGCGCAGACCGCCTTCAATGCCTGGTCCAGGCTTCCGCCAGAGGAACGCACGCCTCGGGCGATCCTTGGCGCACTGGACTTCGACTTTTTCGAGCTGCTGGACAGTGTCACTATCGCGCGCTCGCGCAAGCATATCCAGACCTTCTACGACACCAAGGACATCGGCCATTTCCCTGAGCGTCGTAAGCCTTTGTCATTCCATTGCTCGCTGACTTCCCGCTCGGACGTGATGGGCTTCAACGAGATTTTCGAGCACCTGTCCAGGCTCAAGCTCGCTGTCTATGCCCCGGTCAGCTACATCCTGCCGAGCCGCTTGAGGAAGTACGAAGAGATGTACGACACCCAGGTTCCAGGTGGTGCAGGAAAATTCAGGCAAGTTGACCGCGAAAAGAGCCTGCAGGCTCTGATGACGACCAATCTGCTCAAACGTCTGGAAAGCTCCGTCCAGTCATTCCGTCTCACGCTGCAATCCCTGCAGGCCAATCACCAGAACACGTTGGCGAAAATCGCGGTATTTAACCAGAGCGGCATCGCTGCCAGCGTGGGCGATCTGACCGAGGTACTGGAAAGTATCGATGCAGAAGAAGATGGCCCATTCGAAGGGCTGGGTCAGGGTGGCGATGTGGGCGGCAAGGTCAAGATCAGCTTGGCCGATATGGACTTGCCGTCATGGGAGCACGACCTCAAGGTCGATCTCGCCAACATCGACGCGTTGCTGGTTTCGATGTCGAGGATCACCCCCGCTGACGATGCCAAACTTCAGCACCTTAAGAAACTTGTTCTGGGAAAGATCACCAACCCGATTAACCCCGGCAACAAGAAGGTGCTGATCTTCACTGCTTTTGCAGATACGGCGGACTACCTCTATGCCAATCTGGCGCCTGACCTGCTGGCTCACCAGCAACTGAATTCTGGCAAGGTTACGGGCAGCGACCGTCCCCAGTCCACGTTGCCCAAAGCATACGACTTCCAGGAACTGCTGACGCTGTTCTCGCCGCGCTCCAAAGAAAAAGCCATCGTGCTGCCCAACGAGCCGGCGGAGATCGAGCTGCTCATTGGCACCGACTGCATTTCCGAGGGCCAGAACCTTCAGGATTGCGACTATCTCATCAACTACGACATCCACTGGAACCCGGTGCGCATCATCCAGCGCTTCGGGCGCGTGGATCGCATCGGTTCGCCCAATAGCAGCATTCAGTTGGTGAACTACTGGCCCGATATTTCGCTGGACGAATACATCAACCTCAAGGAGCGTGTCGAAAACCGGATGATGATCGTAGATGTGACCGCCACCGGCGACGACAACGTGATTTCCGCACAAGCTAACGACATGGCGTACCGAAAGGAGCAACTGCGCCGCTTGCAGGAAGAAGTCATCGAGTTGGAAGACCTGAAGACCGGCGTTTCCATCACCGACCTGGGCCTAAACGACTTCCGCATGGACTTACTGAACTACGTCAAGACCCATGGCGAGTTACATAGGTCGCCCAACGGCCTGCATGCCGTCGTTCCGGCCAACTCTGATCTGGGCCTTGCGCCTGGTGTCATCTTCACCCTGCGCAATCGCAACTCGGGCGTGAACCCGCCCGCACACTTGCCCCAACACAACCGGCTGCACCCCTACTACCTGATTTACATCAATCAGGCAGGCGAGGTGATCCACGACCACACCGAGGTCAAGCGTCTGCTCGATCTGGCGCGCTCGTGCTGCAAGGGCCAGGCCGAACCGATTGCGGATGCCTGCCAACAGTTCAACAAAGCCACGGCGGACGGCCGCAAGATGCAGGCGTACTCTGACCTGTTGAACCAAGCCATCCGCTCGATGATCGAGGTGAAGGAAGAAAAGGATCTGGACAGCCTGTTCACCGGCGGCAAGACCACGGCGCTCACGGGCACCATATCCGGGCTGGACGACTTCGAACTCATCAGCTTCCTCGTGATTCAGGAAGTTGGATGA
- a CDS encoding TIGR03862 family flavoprotein, giving the protein MPHSSSRIAVIGGGPAGLAAAEVLAAAGMGVDLFDAMPSLGRKFLMAGRGGLNLTHSEPLAPFLSRYGDRQAEVAPLVRAFPPDALREWAAGLGIETFVGSSGRVFPREMKAAPLLRAWVHRLREHGVVTHARHRWTGWDEAGRLRFDTPGGETTHEARPAILALGGGSWARLGSDGAWMPLLAGRGVAVEPLKPSNCGFEIAWSDFFRDKFAGEPVKNVVASCVDVDDTPLRRRGEFVVGRHGVEGSLIYALSAALRRRLEREGRAILTLDLLPDRPAERVLADVSHPRGARSLSSHLQSRVGIAGVKAALLREALSRDAMLDAGQLARAIKALPLALTATRPMDEAISTAGGVRFDALDDNFMLKPLPGVFCAGEMLDWEAPTGGYLLTACIASGRATALGALRWLAKRD; this is encoded by the coding sequence ATGCCGCATTCTTCTTCCCGTATCGCCGTGATCGGCGGCGGCCCCGCCGGGCTGGCCGCCGCCGAAGTCCTTGCCGCCGCCGGCATGGGCGTGGATCTTTTCGACGCCATGCCTTCGCTGGGGCGCAAGTTCCTGATGGCCGGCCGGGGCGGTCTGAACCTGACGCACAGCGAGCCGCTGGCGCCGTTCCTGTCGCGCTATGGCGACCGGCAAGCCGAAGTCGCGCCATTGGTGCGGGCGTTCCCGCCCGACGCGCTGCGCGAATGGGCGGCCGGGCTGGGCATCGAGACCTTCGTCGGCAGCTCGGGACGCGTGTTCCCGCGCGAGATGAAAGCCGCCCCGCTGCTGCGGGCCTGGGTGCACCGCCTGCGCGAGCACGGCGTCGTGACCCATGCGCGCCATCGCTGGACGGGCTGGGACGAGGCGGGGCGCCTGCGTTTCGACACGCCCGGCGGCGAAACCACGCATGAAGCCCGGCCCGCCATCCTGGCATTGGGCGGAGGCAGTTGGGCCAGGCTGGGCTCCGACGGCGCATGGATGCCGCTGCTGGCCGGGCGCGGCGTCGCGGTGGAACCGCTGAAGCCCTCGAACTGCGGCTTCGAGATCGCCTGGTCGGACTTCTTTCGCGATAAGTTCGCGGGCGAGCCGGTCAAGAATGTGGTGGCCAGCTGCGTCGATGTCGACGATACGCCCCTGCGCCGCCGCGGGGAATTCGTGGTCGGCCGGCATGGCGTCGAGGGCAGCCTGATCTATGCGCTGTCGGCGGCGCTGCGCCGCCGGCTCGAACGCGAAGGCCGGGCCATCCTTACCCTGGACCTGCTGCCGGACCGGCCGGCCGAGCGCGTGCTGGCCGACGTCAGCCATCCGCGGGGCGCGCGATCGCTATCGTCGCACCTGCAAAGCCGTGTGGGGATCGCCGGCGTGAAGGCCGCGCTGCTGCGCGAAGCGCTGTCGCGGGATGCCATGCTGGATGCCGGACAACTGGCGCGCGCGATCAAGGCGCTGCCCCTGGCGCTGACCGCCACGCGTCCCATGGACGAGGCCATCAGTACGGCGGGCGGCGTGCGCTTCGACGCCCTGGACGACAATTTCATGCTGAAGCCTCTGCCCGGCGTCTTCTGCGCCGGCGAGATGCTGGACTGGGAAGCGCCGACCGGCGGCTATCTGCTGACCGCCTGCATCGCCAGCGGCCGGGCAACGGCGCTTGGCGCGCTGCGCTGGCTGGCCAAGCGGGACTAG
- a CDS encoding DUF4391 domain-containing protein → MSALIAYPKQAAFGRVLPKNKIYEHGGANNRLKDLFVKQVEQVIWQYKLAPETLHLPARPGVPEIQIFSIQLKTPELHADVLRCIDGAIPFPIVFELTFDGRTRVVSAYKRPNEADASRRVLSDYFASDWLPMDSERTAMPVALHLGGLYEQVLHRLIPLQMRPQESLVDLVARVEQVRAKQRELDKVTALLGKEKQFNRKVEINAQLRQLRKDYEALTR, encoded by the coding sequence ATGAGTGCGCTGATCGCCTACCCCAAACAGGCCGCCTTCGGGCGCGTTCTGCCCAAGAACAAGATCTACGAGCACGGCGGAGCCAACAACCGGCTCAAAGACTTGTTCGTCAAACAGGTGGAACAGGTCATCTGGCAGTACAAGCTGGCCCCGGAGACACTGCATCTGCCTGCGCGCCCCGGCGTACCGGAAATCCAGATCTTCAGCATCCAGCTCAAAACGCCGGAACTGCACGCCGATGTGCTGCGCTGCATCGACGGGGCTATCCCGTTCCCCATTGTGTTCGAACTGACTTTCGACGGCAGAACGCGGGTGGTCTCCGCCTACAAGCGCCCGAACGAAGCCGACGCCAGCCGCCGAGTGCTCTCGGACTACTTTGCATCGGACTGGTTACCAATGGATAGCGAACGCACCGCGATGCCCGTAGCGCTGCATCTGGGCGGTCTGTACGAGCAAGTGTTGCATCGTCTGATCCCGTTGCAGATGCGGCCGCAGGAGTCCCTGGTTGATCTGGTGGCCCGTGTGGAGCAAGTGCGGGCTAAACAGCGTGAATTGGACAAGGTCACAGCCCTGCTAGGGAAGGAAAAACAGTTCAACCGCAAGGTGGAGATCAATGCTCAATTGCGCCAGTTGAGGAAAGACTACGAAGCATTGACCCGCTGA
- a CDS encoding tyrosine-type recombinase/integrase encodes MPENLLTDTKVRSAKSTDRDWKLSDGGGLFLLVKPTGGKLWRWKYRLQGKENLFAIGGFPQVSLVEARAAREQARALVKQGIYPAHEPRQVKERNLEALEERKRAKESSFAKVAQAYLAEIKPVFALSSYRTKESRIRKYLSPKFDGMPMSDIGVKQIRPLLEECKAHGAWAAIHVKGDLSAIFEFAVVRGLVEANPIPSLRGLLRVPFSESKAAMTREQIQKFYQELRGYRGYPETSLCLRLIALTACRPGEAADAEWDEFDFEDALWRRPAAKMKARRDHVSPLSTQAIAVLKDLQHITGGGRYLFPHRSGKGFTTPNRLTYAMRDMNLGRGTTPALLADDLFNLGQ; translated from the coding sequence ATGCCCGAGAATCTACTCACCGACACCAAGGTCAGGTCGGCCAAATCGACTGATCGAGATTGGAAACTTTCAGACGGCGGGGGCTTGTTCCTGCTGGTCAAGCCCACCGGCGGCAAGCTCTGGCGGTGGAAGTACCGTCTGCAAGGCAAGGAGAACCTCTTTGCCATTGGCGGCTTTCCCCAAGTAAGCCTTGTAGAGGCGCGCGCGGCCCGTGAGCAGGCGCGTGCCTTGGTCAAGCAAGGTATCTATCCTGCCCATGAGCCGCGGCAGGTCAAAGAGCGCAACCTGGAGGCGCTGGAGGAACGCAAGCGCGCAAAGGAAAGTTCGTTCGCCAAGGTGGCGCAGGCGTACCTGGCCGAGATCAAGCCAGTCTTTGCGCTCAGTTCCTACCGCACGAAAGAGTCCCGCATCAGGAAGTACCTGTCGCCCAAGTTCGATGGGATGCCGATGAGCGACATTGGCGTGAAGCAGATTCGCCCGCTGCTGGAGGAATGCAAAGCTCATGGTGCGTGGGCGGCCATCCATGTCAAAGGTGATCTTTCGGCCATCTTCGAGTTCGCGGTGGTGCGTGGTTTGGTCGAGGCCAATCCGATCCCCAGTCTGCGCGGGCTGCTGCGCGTGCCGTTCAGCGAGAGCAAGGCGGCGATGACACGAGAGCAAATCCAGAAGTTCTATCAGGAGTTGCGCGGCTACCGGGGCTATCCAGAAACCTCGTTGTGCCTGCGGCTGATTGCGCTGACCGCCTGCCGTCCAGGGGAAGCGGCGGATGCCGAGTGGGACGAGTTCGACTTTGAGGATGCACTGTGGCGTCGGCCTGCGGCGAAGATGAAAGCGCGGCGTGACCATGTCAGCCCGTTGTCCACGCAGGCCATAGCGGTGTTGAAAGACTTGCAGCACATCACGGGTGGCGGGCGCTATCTGTTTCCGCACCGAAGCGGAAAGGGCTTCACTACGCCCAATCGGCTCACCTACGCGATGCGCGACATGAACCTGGGCCGGGGTACGACGCCAGCATTGCTGGCGGACGACCTTTTCAACCTGGGCCAATGA